The Armatimonadia bacterium region GAAGTTGTCCGGGATGTTGAGGTGGTAGTTCTCGCGCAGGTCCTCGTAGGAAGAGAACTGTGTTTTCGACAGGAATCGCTCGAGCATTGTCTTGACTCCTCCAGCCCCCGGGGGGTGCGTTGTTCAGCAGATGATCGCCAGGAAGCGCGCCGTCTGATCCCCAAGGGCCTTCATACCATGCTTGAGGTTGGAGTCGAAGAACAGCGAGTCGCCTTCCTCCAGCAGGATCTCGTGGCCGTCGACAACCACGCAGAGCCTGCCCTCCAACAGGTAGTTGAACTCCTGGCCGGGGTGCGAATTCAGATGGATCTCCTCGTCCTCCGGCTCGACGGAGACCAGGAAGGGCTCCATCTTCTTGCTGCCGAAGTTGTACGCCAGGCTCTGGTAGTCGTATTCCTGACGGCGCTGCACAGCTACTCCCTTGCCCCTTCGGACCAGGCAGTGGTTGTGCAGGCGAGGCTCCTCGCCGGTCAGAATCGCCCCGAGCTCCACGCCGAACCGCGCAGCGATCTGGTACAGAACGCTGACCGGGATGTCCTCCCGCCCGCTCTCATAGCCCGCATACAGCTCCAGGCTGACCCCGAACTCACGAGCTGCTGTCTCCTGCGACAGCCCGGCGATCTCCCGCAGTTCTCGGATACGCATGGCAATCTGCGCCAATTGGTCTGACATGGCCCTGACCTCCTGGTCTCACGGTGGGAGGGTGCAACACGACACGCCGGTCCACAACTCCTGGTCAGTCGGCGTGCAAGGAGGGTGTCGCCCTCTGGGCACGGCGCCTATGATACCATGCGCGGGCCAGGATGTGAAACTGCCCTCGTGACGAATTCCGCGCCTACCGACTCAGGACAAGTCTGTTCCCGGCCGGGCTCGTGATCTGCAAGCCCGGGAAGGTCACCAGCCCCTGGGCATCGGCCGTGAGGGTCCTCTGCTGCACCTGCTGTCCCGAGGCCACGTCCAGGTTGACGGCCTTGACCTGCTCACCGGCCGCGATCTTGAAGGCCTGCAGACGCCTCGGAGTCACGTCGACCGTCACTGGTAGCGCCTCCGCCTCCAGCGCCCACTTCACCACCACTTCATACCTCTGTGCCGTGTCCCTGGGCTCTTCCCAGGTCAGCCCGCGGTTGAGGAAGCCCACGATGTCACCGTCGGTCTTGTCACCGTTGCCGGGGTTGTTGTCCCGCGAGCAGTTGCTGAAGGCCGGGTAGCTCTTGTTGAGCGCGATCAGCGCATGGAAGGAGTTCAGGTTGCTCCATGCCTTGACGTCCGCGGGCATGTTCGCCGCGCAGTCGCTGTGCGTGCCGTTGTCCCAGGCGGCGAGGATACCGTGGTGACCGTCTCGCATCGCCCGGTAGAAGTCGGGGTTCTTCCACCACGGAATCGACGCGTCCTGGCGGCCGTTCGTGATGACCAGGTAGGGCAGATCGCCCGGCGTGTTCCTCACAAACCGCGTCCCGTCAAGCCGCTGCCGAACCGTCACACCCTCGTCGGTCGGCATGTCCAGGCCGCCGGTCTCCGCGACGATACGATGCTCGCTGTCGCCGCCGGTGCCCCGGTCGTAGGCCACGATCGGAACGTGAGCCCGGATACCCGCGAAGATCTCCGGGTGACGCAGGCAGAAGGAGATGCTTCCGCAGCCACCCATCGAGCTGCCGGTGGCGTAGACACGGTTCCGGTCTGTCTGGTAAGTCCGTTGGACCCAGTCCAGGATCCAGAGCAGCCGTCGCTCGCTGTAGTTGACCACGGTGCCCTGCGGCATCTTCTCGGGCTCGCGGATGTTGCTGTTGTAGCCATACCAGAAGCTGTGGATTGCCGGTGTGAGCTTCTGGCAATTGTCGCGACCCTCCGGGAACATGCGGTCAATCCAGGTGCGATCCGTCGGTGCAACGATGACCGCATCGGCGGTCACCGTGACGCCGAACTTGAAGGGAAGGCCCTCTCGCCAACCGAGGGACTTGTCGCCGAGGACCAGGAAGTCAAAGCCACCGCGACCCGTCTTCGCATGCAGGCTCAGATGCAGTGGCTTGTCCTTGCCCGCTGCGACGTCAGGCTGCGCCTCGGGCCTCTGCCAGATCGGTTCGAGGGCGGCAGCCTGCACCTGGACCGGCGTCTGCAGCGAGTTGGCGCCCGCCGTCACTTCCCAGTTCTCCACGCCGTCGGCACCGGTGCTGACCACCGCATAGTACCGTGGGCCCTTCTCCTCAGGGGCCACGGTGTGCACATGCAGCCCCGAGTCCGGATTCAGACGCCTCCCGCCGGCCACGATCAGGAAGCCCTCGTGAGGGATCGGCGGCTTCTCGCCCGTCTTGGGGTCCTTGGCCAGTGGGTTCCCGTAGGTCTCGGGATTGAGCCACCAGTCGTTGGCGAGCCCTGGGCTGAGGTGGTCGGCCAGGACAGTGGCCTGCCCGGCGTTCTGCGTCGTGATGGGCTGGTCAGAACCCAGGACAGTCAACTGGCCCTGCCAGCCGGCAGGCTCGTCCCAGGTGAGGGAAACCTGGCCCTGGCGATAGACGGCCTGCAGGTTCGTCGCTACCGGCGCAGCGCAGGCTACCATAGCGAGAGCCATGAGAAGGGTAACGAGAGGGAGTGTCATATTGGCGAACATGGGATCCTCCGGCGAGAGCTTCAGTCTGAGAGCAAAAGCAACACGGGAGGTTTCCGCGTCCGTCGGCCGACTCCTTGCCCGGGAATACAGTAGCGCCTTTCTGCCCTCTGAGCTGAGCTGGAGCAGGGAAGGTCCTGCTCCCAGAAGCTTGGAATAGGCGCGGACCTGCACGACGTCGTTCCCACACCGGAGGCTATCATGCTCATCGGCTGGTCATCTGCAGACATCACCCCAGACAAGCCCTCTGTGCTCCGCGGACAGTTCCATGCACGCATCTCCAAGTTCGTCAACGATCCACTCACTGTCACAGCGCTGGCCCTTGAGGGAGCTGACGAGAGCGGTGCCAGGCACCAGGCCATCATCATGTCCTGCGACCGCGTCAACGTGCCAAGCATCGTCGAGAACCGGGTGCGCGAACTCGTCTCCCAGAAGGTCCAGGGCTTTGACCCCGCCATGCTGTTCATCTCGGCCACTCACACCCATACCGCAGCCGAGGTCGACGAGAGCCTCTACGGGCCGCAGGCGCCCGAAGTGGGCTCCCCGGCGGAGTACTGCGACTTCCTCGTCGAGAGAATGGCGCAGGCCGCTGCGGAGGCCTGGGAGCGTCGTGCACCTGGTCAGGTGAGCTGGGCCTTCGGGCAGGCAGTGGTTGGCCACAATCGGCGCGTCACCTATCTGGACGGCCAGTCGAAGATGTACGGACACACGGATCAGGCCGACTTCTCCCACATCGAGGGCTACGAGGACCACAGCGTCGACATGCTCTTCACCTGGGACCCCGAGGGCAACCTCACCGGTATGCTCCTCAACCTCGCCTGCCCCTCGCAGGTGACCGAAGGCGAGTACTACGTCTCCGCCGACTTCTGGCATGAGGTGCGAGTGGAGATCCGCCGCCGTCACGGAGAGGGCCTGTTCATCCTGCCCCAGTGCAGTGCAGCCGGTGACCAGTCACCACACCTGCTCATCCACAACCGTGCCGAGGAACTCATGCGTCAACGGCGCGGCTTGACAGAGCGTCAGGAGATCGGCCGTCGGGTCGCCAACGCCGTCGATGACGTCCTCGACCTCGCCAAGGCCGATCAGCACTCTGAGCCGACCTTCGCCCATGTGACGGCAACCGTCCGTCTGCCGGTCCGGACTGTCCTCCGAGGCGAGTATGAAGCCGCACGTGCCCAGCGTGAGCACTGGGAGGCTGAGCAAGTCGATCCCGCAGACGTCTTCGCCACCTCGCGACGGCACGTGATGATCAGCCGCTACGGCAAGGTCATGACCCGTTACGAAACGCAGGCCGACAATCCCCAGTACGAGACAGAGGTCCATGCTGTGCGCCTTGGCGACATAGCGATGGTCACCAATCCCTTCGAGCTGTTCCTCGACTTCGGCCTGCGCATCAAGGCTCGCAGCAAGGCGGTGCAGACCTTCGTCGTCCAGCTCGCGGGCACGGGTCGCAACACCATGTCCGGCTACCTGCCGACCGCCAGAGCGGTGGCAGCGAAGAGCTACGGCGCAGAAGCCGCAGACAATGCCGTCGGCCCGGAGGCCGGACAGGTTCTGGTCGACCGCTCGCTGGAGCTGCTCGACGGGCTGTGGGGAGAGTAGTG contains the following coding sequences:
- a CDS encoding cupin domain-containing protein; the protein is MSDQLAQIAMRIRELREIAGLSQETAAREFGVSLELYAGYESGREDIPVSVLYQIAARFGVELGAILTGEEPRLHNHCLVRRGKGVAVQRRQEYDYQSLAYNFGSKKMEPFLVSVEPEDEEIHLNSHPGQEFNYLLEGRLCVVVDGHEILLEEGDSLFFDSNLKHGMKALGDQTARFLAIIC
- a CDS encoding prolyl oligopeptidase family serine peptidase, giving the protein MFANMTLPLVTLLMALAMVACAAPVATNLQAVYRQGQVSLTWDEPAGWQGQLTVLGSDQPITTQNAGQATVLADHLSPGLANDWWLNPETYGNPLAKDPKTGEKPPIPHEGFLIVAGGRRLNPDSGLHVHTVAPEEKGPRYYAVVSTGADGVENWEVTAGANSLQTPVQVQAAALEPIWQRPEAQPDVAAGKDKPLHLSLHAKTGRGGFDFLVLGDKSLGWREGLPFKFGVTVTADAVIVAPTDRTWIDRMFPEGRDNCQKLTPAIHSFWYGYNSNIREPEKMPQGTVVNYSERRLLWILDWVQRTYQTDRNRVYATGSSMGGCGSISFCLRHPEIFAGIRAHVPIVAYDRGTGGDSEHRIVAETGGLDMPTDEGVTVRQRLDGTRFVRNTPGDLPYLVITNGRQDASIPWWKNPDFYRAMRDGHHGILAAWDNGTHSDCAANMPADVKAWSNLNSFHALIALNKSYPAFSNCSRDNNPGNGDKTDGDIVGFLNRGLTWEEPRDTAQRYEVVVKWALEAEALPVTVDVTPRRLQAFKIAAGEQVKAVNLDVASGQQVQQRTLTADAQGLVTFPGLQITSPAGNRLVLSR